Proteins co-encoded in one Arachis hypogaea cultivar Tifrunner chromosome 13, arahy.Tifrunner.gnm2.J5K5, whole genome shotgun sequence genomic window:
- the LOC112733850 gene encoding uncharacterized protein codes for MSSPYISPLPYPQRLQRELKDQQFPKFLEIFKKLEINISLAEALEQMPLYAEFLKELINKKRSWNEKETMVLTQECSAVIQRGLPPKLKDLGSFIISCTIGNITLEKALCNLGARINLMPLSLMKKLAIEEVKPTRMSLQMADRSLKIPNGVVENLLVKIGEFIFPTNFVILDIEEEGHNTIILGRPFLATARAIIDVEKGEMTFRVHNEKMIINVFKTMQYPPEKEKHMRVEMIEKLEEEVLEANG; via the coding sequence atgtcatcaccttATATCTCTCCTTTGCCGTACCCTCAAAGGTTGCAAAGAGAGCTCAAGGACCAACAATTTCCCAAATTTTTGGAGATTTttaagaagttggaaatcaacattTCCCTTGCTGAAGCTCTAGAACAAATGCCTTTGTATGCCGAATTCCTCAAAGAACTCattaacaagaagagaagctggaatgaGAAGGAGACAATGGTCTTGACCCAAGAGTGTAGTGCAGTGATTCAAAGAGgtctcccaccaaaactcaaagatctTGGGAGTTTCATcatatcatgcaccataggcaatatAACCTTGGAAAAAGCTCTCTGTAACTTAGGTGCCAGGATCAATTTGATGCCTCTCTCACTAATGAAAAAACTTGCAATAGAGGAAGTCAAACCCACCAGAATGTCACTTCAAATGGCTGATAGATCACTTAAAATACCCAATGGGGTTGTGGAGAACTTattggtgaagattggagaatttATATTCCCTACCaattttgtcattttggacatagAAGAAGAAGGACACAACACAATTATCTTGGGTAGACCTTTCTTAGCAACAGCAagagctatcattgatgtggaaaaaggggAGATGACCTTCAGGGTGCACAATGAGaaaatgatcatcaatgtctttAAGACCATGCAATATCCCCCTGAGAAGGAAAAGCATATGAGGGTGGAAATGATAGAAAAATTGGAGGAAGAGGTGCTTGAAGCTAATGGCTAG